From a single Sphingobium sp. genomic region:
- a CDS encoding acyl-CoA dehydrogenase family protein has translation MQLHYTPEQEAFRAEVRAWMEAHVPKEPLVTLECREGFDSHVEWERTLASGNWGMVTWPEIYGGRGLDLIQWLIFEEEYFRAGGPNRANQNGIFLLGPTIMEFGTEEQKQRFLPPMARGEVIWAQAWSEPGAGSDMAAISSKAVRDGDHYVITGQKTWSSRAAFADWGFGIFRTDPESKRHKGLTFILFDLNTPGITRRPIRQLHGDTGFAELFFDEVRVPVENCLAGEGEGWNVAMATAGFERGLMLRSPGRFQATAKRLVELYRKHEEDAAPSAREAVLQAWMAAQAYAYNTYAVAAKIMAGGKIGAEASLNKIFWSELDRSMHRTAMQLLGAYAELKHFEDGSVNQWLEGYMFSLSGPIYAGSNEVQRNITAERLLGLPRIGNG, from the coding sequence ATGCAATTGCACTATACCCCCGAACAGGAAGCCTTCCGCGCCGAAGTGCGCGCGTGGATGGAGGCGCATGTTCCCAAGGAGCCGCTGGTTACCCTGGAGTGCCGCGAAGGTTTTGACAGCCATGTCGAATGGGAACGGACCCTTGCCAGCGGCAATTGGGGCATGGTCACCTGGCCCGAAATCTATGGCGGACGCGGGCTTGACCTGATCCAGTGGCTGATTTTCGAGGAAGAATATTTCCGTGCCGGCGGCCCCAACCGGGCAAACCAGAATGGCATATTCCTGCTCGGCCCGACGATCATGGAATTTGGCACAGAAGAGCAGAAACAACGTTTCCTGCCGCCGATGGCGCGGGGTGAGGTGATCTGGGCGCAGGCCTGGTCGGAACCCGGCGCGGGCAGCGACATGGCCGCAATTTCATCCAAGGCCGTGCGGGATGGTGACCATTATGTCATCACCGGACAAAAGACGTGGAGCAGCCGTGCCGCCTTTGCCGACTGGGGCTTCGGCATTTTCCGCACCGATCCGGAGAGCAAGCGCCACAAAGGGCTGACCTTCATCCTGTTTGACCTCAACACGCCCGGCATCACCCGCCGCCCGATCCGACAACTGCATGGCGACACGGGTTTTGCCGAACTGTTCTTCGATGAAGTACGCGTGCCGGTGGAAAATTGCCTCGCCGGCGAAGGCGAAGGCTGGAATGTGGCGATGGCAACGGCCGGCTTTGAACGCGGCCTGATGTTGCGCTCGCCCGGCAGGTTCCAGGCAACAGCGAAACGGCTGGTCGAACTATATCGCAAGCATGAAGAGGATGCCGCACCGTCGGCGCGCGAAGCAGTCCTGCAAGCATGGATGGCGGCACAGGCCTATGCCTACAACACTTATGCTGTTGCCGCGAAAATCATGGCCGGCGGGAAAATCGGTGCCGAGGCAAGTCTGAACAAGATTTTCTGGTCGGAACTTGACCGTTCGATGCACCGCACCGCGATGCAGCTTCTGGGTGCTTATGCCGAACTCAAGCATTTTGAAGACGGTTCGGTCAACCAGTGGCTCGAAGGCTATATGTTCTCGCTGTCGGGTCCGATTTATGCGGGATCGAACGAAGTCCAGCGCAACATCACCGCGGAACGGCTTTTGGGCCTGCCACGTATCGGTAATGGCTGA
- a CDS encoding enoyl-CoA hydratase family protein, which produces MPITCTIKDKIAEIVFDVPPVNAFDSDTWMAIPDIITNAGRNPDVNCILIRAEGRGFCGGVDIKEMQAHPERITILNRGNYLTFKAIRDAEVPVVSAVHKFVIGGGIGICGASDTIIAADDAYFSLPEVDRGAMGGASHLSRMLPLHKVRAAFFTGGNIPAEEAYRLGAVEKIVPRETLETEARAFCAVIASKSRKALVIAKEALNGLEPRDVDRGYRWEQGFTLEMYMHEDSQKSRDAFVDTGKAAEF; this is translated from the coding sequence ATGCCCATAACCTGCACCATCAAGGACAAAATCGCGGAAATCGTCTTCGACGTGCCGCCCGTAAACGCTTTTGACAGCGACACATGGATGGCGATCCCCGACATCATCACCAATGCCGGGCGCAATCCCGACGTGAACTGCATCCTGATCCGTGCCGAAGGCCGTGGCTTTTGTGGCGGCGTCGATATCAAGGAGATGCAGGCGCATCCCGAACGCATCACCATTTTGAACCGCGGCAATTATCTGACCTTCAAGGCGATCCGCGACGCTGAAGTGCCCGTGGTCAGCGCGGTGCACAAATTCGTGATCGGCGGAGGTATCGGCATTTGCGGGGCAAGCGACACGATCATCGCTGCCGACGACGCCTATTTCAGCCTTCCCGAGGTGGATCGTGGTGCAATGGGCGGGGCGAGCCATTTGTCGCGCATGTTGCCCTTGCACAAGGTGCGCGCTGCCTTTTTCACCGGCGGCAATATCCCTGCCGAAGAGGCCTATCGCCTTGGCGCGGTGGAAAAGATTGTGCCGCGCGAAACACTGGAAACCGAAGCACGCGCCTTCTGCGCCGTCATTGCGTCCAAATCGCGCAAGGCATTGGTCATCGCAAAAGAAGCATTGAACGGCCTTGAACCGCGCGACGTTGATCGCGGCTATCGCTGGGAACAGGGCTTCACCCTCGAAATGTACATGCACGAAGACAGCCAAAAATCACGCGACGCTTTCGTCGACACGGGCAAGGCAGCCGAATTCTGA